A region of Vibrio porteresiae DSM 19223 DNA encodes the following proteins:
- a CDS encoding ROK family protein: MLEVGLNNYRMRQLNKELIMSLVWRHKVLTKSHISRLTNLTIPAVTNILDELLEEKLICHSQQNLSSRGVGSGSYSLPNTLPMTLCLNVAPTKIESQLVDFQLNPVGELQIKTIEAKTPAELLNSIMKLFNGYKAKHARNEIQLAIALHGQVDPEAGVSQNMPQAPWKEHVEVKYLLEEKLNCNVMIDNDCIMLALAEKWLGTNEKKDFCVINVDYGIGSSFIINGSVYRGSLYGSGQIGHTIVNPDGMACSCGRYGCLETVASLNAIKKKVRTWLKTHADVTPDVIEGFNTEQLITLWREREPTVYKLVEDGANAIGLSLYNFLNILNINQIWFYGRSCQFGQQWLDTIIHNVVINPFDPANSIKKNATQIEFGQLTRQQQLMGIAYLYVEESLSEFRF, from the coding sequence ATGCTTGAAGTTGGCCTTAACAATTATCGAATGAGACAATTAAATAAAGAGCTCATCATGTCACTTGTATGGAGGCATAAAGTACTCACTAAATCACACATCTCTCGTCTTACAAATCTCACTATTCCCGCAGTAACCAATATTTTGGATGAACTTCTTGAAGAAAAATTGATTTGTCATTCGCAGCAAAATTTGAGCAGTAGAGGGGTTGGGAGCGGCAGCTATAGTTTACCTAATACACTCCCTATGACACTCTGCTTGAATGTAGCGCCGACTAAGATTGAAAGCCAATTGGTCGATTTTCAACTTAATCCCGTTGGTGAACTGCAGATCAAAACCATTGAAGCAAAAACTCCTGCGGAATTACTTAACTCGATAATGAAGCTATTTAATGGCTATAAAGCGAAACATGCGCGCAATGAAATTCAACTGGCTATCGCTCTGCATGGCCAAGTCGACCCAGAAGCAGGGGTGTCACAGAATATGCCCCAAGCACCTTGGAAAGAGCATGTTGAAGTAAAATATCTGCTAGAAGAAAAACTGAATTGCAACGTCATGATTGATAATGACTGTATTATGCTAGCCTTGGCTGAAAAATGGTTAGGCACTAATGAAAAGAAAGACTTCTGCGTTATTAATGTAGACTATGGCATCGGCTCTTCATTTATCATTAATGGTTCTGTGTATCGAGGAAGTTTATATGGCAGTGGCCAGATCGGACACACGATTGTGAACCCTGATGGAATGGCTTGCAGCTGCGGAAGGTATGGATGCCTGGAAACGGTGGCTTCTTTAAACGCGATTAAAAAGAAAGTTCGGACTTGGTTGAAAACACATGCAGATGTTACTCCTGACGTTATTGAGGGGTTCAACACCGAGCAATTAATAACACTTTGGCGTGAGAGAGAACCAACAGTGTATAAATTGGTTGAAGACGGAGCCAACGCCATTGGTTTAAGTTTATACAACTTTCTTAATATCCTAAATATCAATCAAATATGGTTTTATGGTCGCAGCTGTCAGTTTGGGCAACAATGGTTAGATACTATTATTCATAATGTCGTCATTAATCCATTTGATCCTGCAAACAGTATCAAGAAAAATGCAACTCAAATCGAGTTTGGTCAGTTAACACGGCAACAGCAACTTATGGGTATTGCTTATCTGTACGTAGAAGAAAGTTTGTCTGAATTTCGTTTTTGA
- a CDS encoding DUF5107 domain-containing protein — protein sequence MHSKVTITQENINLPTWTTEKEDPNPMFLEKRVYQGSSGAVYPYGVIDLLTGKCEEKTYHAIWMENDFIRIMLLPELGGRIHRAYDKKMDRDFVYYNEVVKPALVGLVGPWISGGIEFNWPQHHRPTTFMPVDINIQENDNGSTTVWLGELEPMRGLQVMTGFTLYPDKALIEITGKVFNPNFTPRHFLWWANPAVKAGDGHQSVFPPDVTAVFDHGRRDVSSFPIAHGEYYKVDYSAGVDISRYKNIPVPTSYMADKSDYDFVGAWQHDENGGLLHVADHHVSPGKKQWTWGYGDFGQAWDRNLTDNNGPYIELMTGVFTDNQPDFTWLAPFEEKVFVQNFLPYSQLGTLQNANTSVAIKLERDKASLQLGVYAIEPLDNICVELRDEKSVLWSKTISLEPTQAWQHTMTAEFPQRLTLAVVSSDGQDILSYLEHIPEETPLPSPATAPALPNELTNCEELFLIGQHLEQYNNASRSPFDYYLRALELDADDYRCNLALATLEFNRANWSKAESYAQNALKRATKLNKNPKSGEASHVLAAAREKLGQRQKAYDDYFKSSWSGDCRDSAFYNLARLALMDGDIVKATDFCKQSLRFNGCNNMAMALYALLLNQQDKRDEALAYVAEQLKDYPLSYVLHYVRYSIEKTADSFDKLTAIVNDRGINSSLLAGWLVNLGMRTEALELLTALDNQETIPLLWRAALTQNPQERDTLVEAAQSNFAQKVRFPNLIEEVEMLRSLPECGFAQYLLGCFYYSKKLYDEAVNRWQFTLQENPSFAPAHRLMGIWAWNKLGSFDQAERELKMAIELEPRNPRLLFELDHLYKINAKSVEFRLEALKDKIDVALIRDDLTSEMLTMWNIQGQFELAEKTLSQRKYHPWEGGEGRVTGQYIINKQRIAIEAMNNGQFEYAHDVLKEALAYPLNLGEGRLAGQSDNDIWYLLGKCSEAMDNVELAEVEYKQALKGGSSLSAGRYYNDQPVDYLFYQAMSYKKLGQKDRAEKMFHDFIEWGYEHSNDIVKSDFFAVSLPDLIVLDSDPQVKHKQHCLFVSALGYLGLGDIGKFNEYSQELLKINPAHDKLHLITLCNQHGLFDSNR from the coding sequence ATGCATAGCAAAGTTACAATTACACAAGAAAATATTAATTTACCAACATGGACAACGGAGAAAGAAGATCCGAATCCTATGTTCTTGGAAAAGCGGGTTTATCAGGGCTCGTCTGGAGCAGTCTATCCTTACGGTGTTATTGACCTGCTGACCGGGAAATGTGAAGAAAAAACCTATCATGCTATTTGGATGGAAAATGACTTTATCCGCATTATGTTACTCCCAGAGTTGGGCGGACGCATTCATCGTGCTTATGACAAAAAAATGGACCGCGACTTTGTTTATTATAATGAGGTAGTTAAACCAGCCCTTGTCGGTTTAGTGGGTCCTTGGATTTCTGGTGGGATTGAATTCAACTGGCCACAGCACCATCGTCCTACCACATTTATGCCTGTCGATATCAATATTCAAGAGAACGACAATGGGTCGACAACCGTATGGCTGGGTGAGCTTGAACCTATGCGTGGGCTACAGGTTATGACGGGCTTCACTCTCTATCCTGATAAAGCCTTAATTGAGATTACTGGTAAAGTCTTTAACCCAAACTTTACTCCGCGTCACTTTTTATGGTGGGCCAATCCAGCCGTCAAAGCGGGCGATGGACACCAGAGTGTTTTCCCACCTGACGTTACTGCGGTCTTTGATCACGGTCGTCGCGATGTTTCATCATTCCCGATTGCGCATGGTGAATACTACAAAGTCGATTACTCAGCTGGAGTAGATATTTCTCGCTACAAAAACATCCCTGTGCCAACTTCTTACATGGCTGATAAATCGGACTACGATTTCGTTGGCGCTTGGCAACATGATGAAAATGGTGGCTTACTTCATGTGGCTGATCACCATGTTTCACCTGGTAAAAAACAATGGACTTGGGGTTACGGTGATTTCGGCCAGGCTTGGGATAGAAACCTAACAGATAATAATGGTCCTTACATCGAGCTAATGACCGGTGTGTTTACCGATAACCAACCAGATTTTACATGGTTAGCGCCTTTTGAAGAAAAAGTGTTTGTCCAAAACTTTCTTCCATACAGTCAGTTAGGCACACTACAAAATGCAAACACGTCAGTCGCAATTAAGTTAGAACGCGATAAAGCATCACTGCAACTTGGCGTTTACGCTATCGAACCTCTTGACAATATTTGTGTCGAGTTACGCGACGAAAAGAGTGTGCTTTGGTCAAAAACGATCTCTCTAGAACCGACGCAAGCTTGGCAACATACGATGACAGCCGAGTTTCCCCAACGCTTGACTTTAGCGGTAGTCAGTAGTGATGGGCAAGACATCTTGTCGTATCTTGAGCATATTCCAGAAGAGACACCATTGCCTTCGCCAGCCACTGCGCCAGCTCTACCAAATGAACTAACCAATTGTGAAGAACTCTTTCTTATTGGTCAGCATCTAGAGCAATATAACAACGCCAGTCGCTCACCATTTGATTACTATCTGCGCGCGCTGGAATTGGATGCGGATGACTATCGTTGTAATCTGGCTCTTGCAACACTTGAGTTCAATCGAGCCAACTGGTCAAAAGCAGAAAGCTACGCACAGAATGCCTTGAAACGTGCCACTAAACTGAATAAAAATCCAAAATCTGGCGAGGCGAGTCACGTCCTTGCTGCAGCTCGGGAAAAATTGGGACAACGCCAAAAGGCCTACGACGACTACTTTAAATCCAGTTGGAGTGGAGATTGCCGCGATTCAGCATTCTACAACCTTGCTCGTCTTGCATTAATGGATGGTGATATTGTTAAAGCCACCGACTTCTGTAAGCAGAGCCTTCGTTTCAATGGTTGTAACAATATGGCGATGGCGCTTTATGCTCTGTTGCTCAATCAGCAAGATAAACGTGACGAAGCATTAGCATACGTAGCGGAACAACTAAAAGATTACCCGTTAAGTTACGTTCTTCACTACGTAAGATATTCAATTGAAAAAACGGCAGATTCATTCGATAAACTAACAGCAATCGTTAATGATCGCGGTATTAACTCATCATTACTTGCTGGCTGGTTAGTGAATCTAGGTATGCGTACAGAAGCTCTAGAACTTCTCACAGCGCTCGATAACCAAGAGACGATTCCATTACTGTGGCGTGCAGCATTAACTCAAAACCCTCAAGAACGCGACACATTGGTTGAAGCAGCTCAAAGCAATTTCGCTCAAAAAGTTCGCTTTCCAAACTTGATTGAGGAAGTGGAAATGTTACGTTCACTCCCTGAGTGCGGGTTCGCTCAATATTTATTAGGGTGCTTTTATTACAGCAAAAAACTTTATGATGAAGCCGTTAATCGTTGGCAGTTTACATTACAAGAAAACCCAAGTTTTGCTCCAGCACACCGCTTAATGGGGATTTGGGCTTGGAATAAATTGGGCAGTTTTGATCAAGCCGAACGTGAGCTGAAAATGGCGATCGAATTAGAACCACGTAATCCACGTTTACTATTTGAGCTTGACCATCTTTACAAAATTAATGCTAAGTCAGTTGAATTTAGATTAGAGGCATTGAAAGATAAAATTGATGTTGCATTAATTCGTGATGATTTGACCTCGGAAATGCTGACGATGTGGAATATTCAAGGCCAATTTGAATTGGCGGAGAAAACATTGTCGCAACGCAAATATCATCCTTGGGAAGGAGGCGAAGGTCGCGTTACAGGCCAATACATCATCAATAAACAACGTATTGCCATTGAAGCGATGAATAATGGTCAATTTGAATATGCTCACGACGTGTTAAAAGAAGCATTAGCCTATCCTCTCAATCTTGGAGAAGGACGCCTTGCTGGCCAAAGCGATAATGATATTTGGTATTTGTTGGGTAAATGCTCAGAGGCTATGGATAACGTCGAACTTGCAGAAGTTGAGTATAAGCAGGCGCTTAAAGGCGGCTCTAGTCTAAGTGCAGGAAGATACTATAACGACCAACCTGTCGACTATCTTTTCTATCAAGCGATGTCTTATAAAAAGCTTGGGCAGAAAGATCGCGCAGAAAAAATGTTTCATGACTTTATTGAATGGGGATATGAACATAGTAACGATATAGTAAAAAGTGATTTCTTTGCCGTTTCACTTCCTGACCTAATTGTTTTGGACAGTGATCCTCAAGTGAAACATAAACAGCACTGTTTATTTGTCTCTGCACTCGGTTATTTAGGCCTTGGCGATATTGGTAAATTTAATGAATACTCGCAAGAACTCCTAAAGATTAACCCAGCACATGATAAGTTGCACCTAATTACTTTATGCAATCAACATGGATTATTTGACTCTAATCGGTAA
- a CDS encoding SGNH/GDSL hydrolase family protein, producing MIIPPENHHYSYTGRIDFSSPKTPVISWPGTSIKARFTGSYLAILLDDHEGKNFFNVIIDGDDLTPYVVQAEKGKHKYVIATSLSTGEHQMEIYKRTEGEDGLTTFLGIELADNATLLPAPPKPIRRIEFYGDSITSGLAIEAAINGNEKIGAEKNNYLTYSSIAGRDLNAEVHTISQSGIGLMHSWFDFTMFDFYDQLNADGNNNSHWDFSKWTPDVVVVNLLQNDSWIYDTLTEKPSVNAIVENYLSFIRLLREKYPNTYIICALGSMDATRPNSPWPSYITSAVKILNSQYKDEKVTTLFFKFNGYAAHPRQAQNRENAQLLEQAIRELTHWN from the coding sequence ATGATTATTCCTCCAGAAAATCACCATTATTCCTATACCGGAAGAATCGATTTTTCATCACCCAAAACCCCAGTGATCAGTTGGCCAGGTACCAGCATCAAAGCTCGATTTACGGGTAGCTATTTGGCCATCTTGCTCGATGATCATGAAGGAAAAAACTTTTTCAATGTCATTATTGATGGGGATGATCTGACTCCGTACGTCGTTCAAGCTGAAAAGGGTAAACACAAATACGTTATCGCCACTTCACTTTCGACAGGTGAGCATCAAATGGAAATTTATAAGAGAACGGAAGGAGAAGATGGACTAACCACGTTCCTAGGTATTGAACTTGCAGATAACGCAACCTTACTGCCTGCCCCACCTAAGCCAATAAGACGAATTGAGTTTTATGGTGATTCAATTACTTCAGGACTAGCCATCGAAGCAGCAATTAACGGCAATGAAAAAATTGGCGCAGAAAAAAATAACTATCTCACCTACAGTTCAATTGCAGGTCGCGATCTCAATGCTGAGGTGCATACCATTTCTCAAAGTGGCATCGGATTGATGCACAGTTGGTTTGACTTCACTATGTTTGATTTTTATGACCAATTGAATGCAGATGGTAACAATAACAGTCACTGGGATTTTTCAAAATGGACACCCGATGTCGTTGTGGTCAACCTATTACAAAATGATAGCTGGATTTACGACACGCTGACCGAAAAGCCAAGCGTTAACGCAATCGTTGAAAATTATCTCTCTTTTATTCGGCTATTAAGAGAAAAATATCCAAACACCTATATTATTTGTGCTCTCGGCAGCATGGATGCAACGCGACCAAACTCGCCTTGGCCAAGCTACATAACATCTGCGGTAAAAATACTCAATAGCCAATATAAAGATGAAAAAGTCACTACTCTATTTTTCAAATTTAATGGCTATGCAGCCCATCCAAGGCAAGCACAAAATAGAGAAAATGCACAATTGTTAGAACAAGCGATCCGAGAACTCACCCACTGGAACTAA
- a CDS encoding glycosyl hydrolase: MTKRNEKKKNYLLCLLAASVSLGIHQQVMASTSTETVLEQGFETPPHSARPLVWWHWMNGNITKDGIDKDLEWMHKVGIGGVHNFDASMSTPQIVAKRLSFMSPDWQDAFRHAVQKADSFGMDFGIASSAGWSETGGPWVKPKDGMKKVVWSTLVVKGGSVVTQKLPDSPATTGPFQEIPGSALFEKNGEKTSAPMATGTIGVFAVPVTHAAITTKHSVLVNGQAVDAHALQDNDLQTSISVPLDNENHATFVVNYDKPVKIRSARLMIKDGRMPFAPERFKAELQARVGDEWQSLGIFPLYETTTTLGFDAVNAQQYRVVMTPLPALSSAGLLGATQGAQVIELFPPAATKNVDVLDFQLSSEAQITQFEAKAGFATVHNYYDIANNFSEQGVDVNQIIDLTDKVSPNGEINWVPPKGQDWEIIHLGWSLTGKTNHPATPEATGLEVDKYDPTAVHDYISTYLDKYQDVVGEKWMGKHGINSLVTDSLEIGASNWTPKLLEEFKSRRGYDAKPWLPALTGVLIGTPAQSDQFLFDYRATLAELFVESHYKTIAQVAHERGLKVFGESLEDQRPTLGDDIEMRRWTDVPMAALWSYDRHTGPRPGLLGDIRSAASAAHFYGQNLVAAESMTSAFSPWSFAPADLKRVIDLEFAYGVNRPAIHTSVHQPVDDKQPGLSLFIFGQHFNRHETWADMARPWVDYISRNSYLLQQGRYNADVAMFYGEDTPVTTTYADAVPTDLPKHFAYDFVNREMLKEMKVEKSGDLVEYVSPGGARYRVIALYGTSEHMTYSTLTRLKALADQGGLIVGKKPVSTPSLSDDQEKFAQLVDQIWSKPNVLDEETSHLDTTLVHLGMTQDVTTASDALENDKLMFVHRKLEDGDLYYVNNRTTDALKEQVTFRVSGYTPEIWNPVDGSTRQVSYTVKNGVTVVDLDLQAEESLYVVFVNRSKVTHHIVMKPKVINREVVSGPWSVKFEKGLELPKPMKLDHLAPLEQSSDPKVKYFSGTTSYKATMHITKLPNKNEALWLDLGKVGDVAQVFVNGQEVSTLWYSPKQVDISAYVKQDENALEVKVANLWVNRLIGDKQPGANPVTWTAAPTFKPDAELRPSGLIGPVTLVTKENLQ; the protein is encoded by the coding sequence ATGACCAAAAGAAATGAAAAGAAAAAGAACTATTTACTCTGTTTACTTGCAGCCTCCGTTTCATTAGGAATTCACCAACAAGTCATGGCTTCAACATCCACTGAAACCGTGTTGGAACAAGGATTTGAAACGCCGCCCCATTCTGCTAGACCTCTGGTTTGGTGGCATTGGATGAATGGCAATATCACCAAAGATGGAATAGATAAAGATTTAGAGTGGATGCACAAAGTCGGTATCGGTGGTGTGCATAATTTCGATGCGAGTATGTCAACGCCACAAATCGTCGCCAAACGCCTCAGTTTTATGAGCCCGGATTGGCAAGATGCCTTTCGCCACGCTGTGCAAAAGGCCGATAGCTTCGGTATGGACTTCGGTATCGCTTCATCTGCGGGTTGGAGCGAAACAGGCGGCCCTTGGGTTAAGCCTAAAGATGGGATGAAAAAAGTCGTTTGGTCCACTTTGGTGGTTAAAGGCGGCTCCGTGGTGACACAAAAATTGCCAGACTCCCCTGCCACGACTGGCCCTTTCCAAGAGATTCCCGGTTCAGCACTGTTTGAGAAAAATGGCGAAAAAACATCAGCACCAATGGCAACAGGTACAATTGGTGTATTTGCCGTTCCAGTTACTCACGCCGCGATCACAACCAAACATTCTGTCTTAGTTAATGGCCAAGCTGTCGATGCTCACGCTTTACAAGATAATGATTTACAAACATCGATTTCTGTCCCTCTTGATAATGAAAACCACGCGACCTTTGTCGTTAACTATGATAAGCCAGTGAAGATCCGCTCCGCACGTCTGATGATCAAAGATGGTCGCATGCCTTTTGCTCCAGAACGTTTTAAGGCAGAGCTTCAAGCACGCGTTGGGGATGAGTGGCAAAGCTTGGGCATTTTTCCACTTTATGAAACCACAACAACACTGGGTTTTGACGCCGTGAATGCGCAACAGTATCGCGTAGTGATGACCCCTCTACCTGCGCTTTCCTCTGCAGGCCTGCTAGGTGCCACTCAAGGCGCGCAAGTAATAGAACTGTTTCCGCCAGCAGCAACTAAAAATGTGGATGTTTTAGATTTCCAACTTTCCTCTGAAGCGCAGATTACGCAATTTGAAGCCAAAGCGGGTTTTGCCACCGTGCATAATTACTATGACATCGCGAACAACTTTAGTGAACAAGGTGTCGACGTTAACCAAATCATCGACTTAACAGATAAGGTGTCGCCAAACGGCGAAATTAACTGGGTTCCGCCTAAGGGACAGGATTGGGAAATTATTCATCTTGGTTGGTCGTTAACAGGCAAAACAAACCACCCTGCAACGCCTGAAGCGACAGGGCTTGAAGTAGACAAATATGATCCTACGGCTGTTCATGATTACATCTCAACTTATCTTGATAAATACCAGGATGTTGTAGGTGAAAAATGGATGGGCAAACACGGTATCAACTCACTTGTTACTGACAGTTTAGAAATCGGTGCATCAAACTGGACACCGAAGCTACTTGAGGAGTTTAAGTCTCGTCGCGGTTATGACGCCAAACCATGGCTTCCCGCGCTCACTGGCGTACTAATTGGTACGCCAGCACAAAGTGACCAATTTTTATTTGATTACCGTGCCACATTGGCGGAGTTGTTTGTTGAGTCGCATTATAAAACCATCGCTCAAGTGGCGCATGAGCGTGGATTAAAAGTGTTTGGCGAATCACTAGAAGATCAACGCCCTACCTTAGGCGATGATATTGAGATGCGCCGCTGGACCGACGTGCCAATGGCCGCATTATGGAGTTATGATCGTCATACAGGGCCACGACCAGGTCTCTTAGGGGATATTCGCAGTGCGGCCTCTGCTGCTCACTTCTATGGTCAGAACTTGGTTGCCGCTGAGTCGATGACCTCGGCTTTCTCCCCTTGGTCATTTGCCCCTGCTGACCTAAAACGGGTCATTGACCTTGAATTTGCTTACGGTGTGAACCGTCCAGCGATTCATACCTCAGTACACCAACCCGTTGATGATAAACAACCAGGACTATCTCTGTTCATCTTTGGTCAACATTTCAACCGACATGAAACATGGGCGGATATGGCGCGTCCGTGGGTGGATTACATTTCACGTAACTCTTACTTACTCCAGCAAGGACGCTACAACGCTGATGTTGCCATGTTCTACGGGGAAGATACGCCAGTGACCACAACCTATGCGGACGCGGTGCCGACGGATTTACCGAAACATTTCGCTTATGATTTTGTTAACCGAGAAATGTTAAAGGAAATGAAAGTAGAAAAGAGTGGCGATCTGGTCGAATATGTCAGTCCAGGCGGTGCTCGTTACCGTGTCATAGCACTGTATGGCACTAGTGAACATATGACCTACTCGACCTTAACGCGTCTGAAAGCACTAGCAGACCAAGGGGGGCTAATTGTAGGTAAGAAGCCTGTATCAACACCAAGCTTGAGTGATGACCAAGAAAAATTTGCTCAGCTTGTGGATCAAATTTGGTCAAAACCCAACGTGTTAGATGAAGAAACCTCGCATCTCGATACCACTTTAGTTCACTTAGGAATGACCCAAGATGTGACAACGGCCAGTGATGCTCTAGAGAACGATAAGTTAATGTTCGTCCATCGTAAACTCGAGGATGGTGATCTCTACTACGTGAACAACCGCACCACTGATGCTTTGAAAGAACAAGTTACGTTTCGTGTTTCTGGTTACACACCAGAAATTTGGAATCCGGTTGATGGTAGCACTCGTCAAGTGTCGTACACCGTCAAAAATGGCGTCACGGTGGTAGATCTAGATTTGCAAGCAGAAGAGTCTCTGTACGTGGTGTTTGTTAATCGATCCAAAGTCACTCATCACATTGTCATGAAGCCAAAAGTCATCAACCGTGAGGTCGTTTCTGGACCATGGTCAGTGAAATTCGAGAAAGGACTTGAATTACCAAAACCAATGAAACTAGACCACTTAGCGCCTCTTGAACAAAGCTCTGATCCTAAAGTGAAGTACTTCTCTGGCACCACATCGTACAAAGCCACCATGCATATCACCAAGTTACCGAATAAAAATGAAGCACTGTGGCTTGATTTAGGTAAAGTCGGTGATGTTGCGCAAGTCTTTGTCAACGGGCAAGAAGTTTCGACGTTATGGTATTCACCTAAGCAAGTGGATATTAGTGCTTACGTTAAACAAGATGAGAATGCGCTTGAGGTGAAAGTCGCTAACCTATGGGTCAACCGTTTGATTGGTGACAAACAACCTGGCGCCAATCCAGTCACATGGACCGCAGCACCAACCTTTAAACCAGATGCCGAATTACGACCATCCGGTTTAATTGGCCCAGTGACATTAGTGACCAAAGAAAACCTTCAATAG
- a CDS encoding AraC family transcriptional regulator: MIKINRNHWKPTTSPLDKVEIQKGLLFCMDIADFSKKTEVHSHAWIQFIYTRTGTVYVEVNSKFYHVPPLHGVWIPKESEHVLWSSEQSEYVCININRTFDIVSNGEESKIVEISPIVDTYVDYFLLNDADQIKEIELKESAFMQFLAELNEVDFTLPYPHSQELLHLCQQIQADSGAPHTPEQCANKLNISQSTFVRRFKKETGLTYQEWRQRLRLLQSIRRVKEKESILNIALDAGYSSASSYIYAFKKTFGVSPTKYIINK, encoded by the coding sequence ATGATCAAAATCAATAGAAATCACTGGAAACCGACTACTTCTCCGTTAGATAAAGTGGAGATTCAAAAAGGCTTGCTTTTTTGTATGGATATCGCTGATTTTTCGAAAAAAACAGAAGTTCATTCTCATGCTTGGATTCAGTTTATATATACCAGAACGGGTACTGTTTATGTTGAAGTGAATTCCAAGTTTTATCATGTCCCACCATTGCATGGGGTCTGGATTCCTAAAGAAAGTGAACACGTACTTTGGAGTTCTGAACAGTCTGAGTATGTCTGTATCAACATAAATAGGACATTTGACATAGTGTCCAATGGCGAGGAGAGCAAAATTGTCGAAATTTCCCCCATTGTTGATACCTATGTGGACTATTTCTTACTAAATGATGCAGATCAGATAAAGGAAATTGAACTTAAGGAAAGTGCATTTATGCAATTTCTTGCTGAACTGAATGAGGTCGACTTTACATTGCCTTATCCGCATTCTCAAGAGCTGCTCCATCTGTGCCAGCAGATTCAAGCAGACTCAGGTGCTCCTCATACACCAGAACAGTGTGCTAATAAGTTGAATATCTCACAGAGCACCTTTGTTCGTCGTTTCAAAAAAGAGACAGGGTTAACCTATCAAGAATGGCGTCAACGGCTACGGTTACTCCAGTCTATTCGGCGCGTAAAGGAAAAAGAGAGCATATTGAATATTGCGCTTGATGCCGGTTACTCTTCGGCATCGTCTTACATTTACGCTTTTAAAAAAACGTTTGGTGTTTCGCCTACCAAATACATTATTAATAAATGA
- a CDS encoding TorD/DmsD family molecular chaperone, translating to MNYMFARLNVYDLLRRIFIEEPSVPLLQYLKTIDMDYLVPHEELNVSSGIEYLANSLNYLKGITISTTSQAYQDLHWDYTQLFIGPHELPASPWESSYKHDRLLFTQTTMDVAKFYSENGFYLPESEHEAADHIGFELDFMYHLARNVDFDTSLLSFKNIHNVKNQVNFLENHLLSFLDELMRKIQNSAQTDFYINMSRFTKEFINHDYKEIKKILLSTNNKK from the coding sequence ATGAACTACATGTTCGCACGTCTAAATGTATATGATTTACTACGCCGAATTTTTATTGAAGAACCTAGCGTTCCTTTATTGCAGTATTTAAAGACTATAGATATGGATTATTTAGTTCCTCATGAAGAATTAAACGTCTCTAGTGGTATTGAATATCTAGCCAACTCTCTGAATTATCTTAAAGGCATAACTATTTCTACTACATCTCAAGCTTACCAAGACCTGCATTGGGATTACACTCAGTTGTTTATCGGGCCACATGAATTGCCCGCTTCACCTTGGGAGTCATCCTATAAACATGACCGTTTATTATTTACTCAAACAACAATGGATGTAGCAAAATTTTATAGTGAAAACGGATTTTATCTACCAGAAAGTGAACATGAAGCGGCTGATCATATTGGTTTTGAATTAGATTTCATGTATCACCTAGCAAGAAATGTTGATTTCGACACTTCACTTCTGTCATTTAAAAATATCCATAATGTAAAAAATCAAGTTAATTTCTTAGAGAACCATCTATTAAGCTTCTTAGATGAACTAATGAGAAAAATTCAGAATAGCGCACAAACAGATTTTTATATAAACATGTCAAGATTTACGAAAGAATTTATAAATCATGATTATAAAGAGATCAAAAAAATTTTATTAAGCACGAATAATAAGAAATAG